In Humulus lupulus chromosome 6, drHumLupu1.1, whole genome shotgun sequence, a single genomic region encodes these proteins:
- the LOC133782801 gene encoding uncharacterized protein LOC133782801 — translation MEDSQKQESPSVLKVLEALKQASHDLQTNPSLDSNDSNSSSIKALLELETESDNILSKDPNLSTLSKHLSHLKALVQSLQSSRAHHGLTSFLTRRLTTHSLSRVAAAIESEIQSWIDRESVESLSRCLREPSQHNEDELVKLLTQFEDRVSEGFNRELQDLILKSKLFSSLESVLCHPNSSVAMTIREHSAMAISALIRFNKDVFVGQVLMGQTIKALITTMASANSIGVLCSLIRSIKSPIVDEIESNGQIPKIISFLSSPDLQIRVLAFDCVLEIGYFGRKEAIDAMLEQDLIRKLVELQRSELGGDLIDLGMFEMDEEDGESENENEKRKVSVGGVQRRRRESSREKRFMASHPFASCVARFWVQLEVGEGLRQREKRALKQLILVRVREASASDAEAATIVAEVLWGSSP, via the coding sequence ATGGAGGACTCGCAAAAACAAGAGTCCCCATCTGTCTTGAAAGTCCTCGAAGCTCTCAAACAAGCTTCCCACGACTTACAAACCAATCCGAGTCTTGACTCGAACGATTCCAACTCGTCCTCCATTAAAGCTCTGCTAGAGCTCGAGACCGAGTCCGACAACATCCTTTCCAAGGACCCAAATCTCTCTACTCTATCCAAACACCTCTCGCACCTCAAAGCTCTGGTTCAGTCCCTCCAAAGCTCCCGTGCCCACCACGGACTCACCTCGTTCCTCACTCGCCGACTCACGACTCACTCCCTGTCCCGAGTCGCCGCCGCTATCGAGTCCGAAATCCAGTCCTGGATTGACAGAGAGAGCGTCGAGAGTCTCAGCCGGTGTCTGCGAGAACCGTCTCAGCACAACGAGGACGAACTGGTGAAGCTCTTGACTCAGTTCGAGGACCGAGTCTCCGAAGGGTTCAATCGCGAGTTGCAAGACTTGATACTGAAATCGAAGCTGTTTTCTTCTCTGGAATCGGTTCTCTGTCACCCTAACTCTTCCGTCGCCATGACGATTCGGGAGCACTCGGCGATGGCCATCTCGGCTCTGATTCGATTCAACAAAGACGTGTTCGTCGGTCAAGTGTTGATGGGTCAGACCATAAAAGCTCTGATCACAACAATGGCGTCCGCAAACTCGATCGGAGTACTCTGTTCTCTGATTCGTTCGATCAAGTCCCCAATAGTCGACGAGATCGAATCCAACGGccaaatccccaaaatcataaGCTTTCTGAGCAGCCCAGACCTCCAAATCCGAGTCTTGGCATTCGACTGCGTCCTCGAAATCGGTTACTTCGGGCGCAAGGAGGCCATTGACGCCATGCTCGAGCAAGACCTGATAAGAAAGCTGGTTGAGTTGCAGAGATCGGAGCTGGGTGGGGATTTGATCGATCTGGGTATGTTCGAAATGGACGAAGAAGACGGTGAAAGTGAAAATGAGAATGAGAAGAGAAAAGTCAGCGTTGGTGGAGTTCAGAGGAGGAGGAGAGAGAGTAGCAGAGAGAAGAGGTTTATGGCGAGTCATCCATTTGCGAGCTGTGTAGCTAGGTTTTGGGTACAGTTAGAGGTAGGAGAAGGTCTGAGACAGAGAGAGAAGAGAGCTTTGAAGCAATTGATTTTGGTTAGAGTGAGAGAAGCCTCTGCTTCTGATGCTGAAGCTGCCACCATTGTTGCAGAGGTCTTATGGGGTTCTTCTCCTTAG